One genomic region from Salvia hispanica cultivar TCC Black 2014 chromosome 2, UniMelb_Shisp_WGS_1.0, whole genome shotgun sequence encodes:
- the LOC125208210 gene encoding plasmodesmata-located protein 3-like → MNSNFKCNRDLKKFEMGPSPIIFSLILSLSSILASSSDYTTYVFKGCADQKFPDSNPLYKQNLKTLASALTSRSSAANYYKTASGDINGLYQCRGDLSFSDCSRCVAKATSMAGKLCGAAVAARVQLIGCYIRYEIAGFRQASATELVYKVCGPTRAGLGERLDAALGGIAKGVEPTRFYAGGYESVYVLGQCEGDLNSNDCVSCVKMAAESAKSECGSAVSAQIYMLECYISYTYYPNGAPTNHHSSIPSSGRGKNTQQTVAIVMGGLAGMGLITACLMFMKSAFKKKAYDHHHHRSYTTHT, encoded by the exons ATGAACTCCAACTTCAAATGCAATAGAGATTTAAAGAAATTCGAAATGGGCCCATCTCcaatcattttctctctcatcctctctctctcctccatCCTGGCCTCCTCCTCCGACTACACAACCTACGTCTTCAAAGGCTGCGCAGACCAGAAATTCCCCGACTCCAATCCCCTCTACAAACAAAACCtcaaaaccctagcctccGCCCTCACCTCCCGATCCTCCGCCGCCAACTACTACAAAACCGCCTCCGGCGACATCAACGGCCTCTACCAATGCCGCGGCGACCTCTCCTTCTCCGACTGCAGCCGCTGCGTCGCCAAGGCCACGTCCATGGCGGGGAAGCTCTGCGGCGCGGCCGTGGCGGCGCGCGTCCAGCTCATCGGCTGCTACATCAGGTACGAGATCGCCGGGTTCCGGCAGGCGAGCGCGACCGAGCTGGTGTACAAGGTCTGCGGGCCGACCCGGGCCGGCCTCGGGGAGAGGCTTGACGCGGCGCTGGGCGGGATCGCGAAGGGCGTGGAGCCGACCCGGTTCTACGCGGGCGGGTACGAGTCGGTGTACGTGCTAGGGCAGTGCGAGGGGGATTTGAACAGCAACGACTGCGTGAGCTGTGTGAAAATGGCGGCGGAGAGCGCTAAATCGGAGTGTGGAAGCGCAGTTTCTGCGCAGATTTATATGCTGGAATGCTATATTAGCTACACGTACTACCCTAACGGCGCTCCTACCAACCATCACTCCTCGATTCCGTCGTCGG GGAGAGGGAAGAATACGCAGCAGACGGTGGCGATAGTGATGGGAGGGCTTGCGGGAATGGGGCTCATAACGGCGTGTTTGATGTTCATGAAATCAGCTTTCAagaagaaggcctatgatcatcatcatcatcgatCCTACACTACGCACACATAG
- the LOC125205142 gene encoding probable inactive histone-lysine N-methyltransferase SUVR2, producing MSKQTKAKVASAFRAMKDLGISDTLVKPVLKNLLKLYDKNWELIEEENYRALADAIFERQEAEANEQSKKTADREAAERSKRTRNAEKRLEEQAQAAEESPQPLKRVRLRYQDDQSTSCVAAIDTSPMMPLVIPKDEPTESERPDPQLLRKVKGKQPISSESLVAREVCDPCQPNCTTSPHALKIRDGERQSISPQTATVEKSSLPHSSPRATCNKEWKVIRGRVPAPKQKRASSFPLVIPKEEPVTDDMPQLVLPLAVIDPGPYVEGDSSVNGTIREPSCLEPSASPSRDEKERNEGTGIPNEARTNGELELVPNQLASNLEIASSPLGEVKISLSCNLALVRPDFDMPSLETVIQLVEDKCLQSYKTLDPNISVMNIMKEICQCFLNLRSDQNRLDSSTLDVHPTTIDLPTKSSATDDLGDGGLQLCSLTGVNDPQSNTELPVPTTPLVTSCNGTDDGCQLEKRGDGDDNGTHTEDKEHYVEETNDLSLVVVDQTVTPENFKPVHDLFDVTKGQEKVIVSLVNEVNSESPPSFYYIPENVVFQNASVNISLAHIGDSSCSACSGNCLSSSAPCACAHLVGGEFAYTTDGLVKEVLLKECISMKRDLKKPNQFFCKECPVEKSKSDDIPEPCKGHLVRKFIKECWLRCGCSKQCGNRVVQRGITRNLQVFMTLEGKGWGLRTLEDLPEGAFVCEFIGEVLTNTEFFGRILRSAKPDKYPYPVVLDADWGAEGSLKDEEALCLDASNYGNVARFINHRCYDSNLVEIPVKVETADHHYYRLGLFTARKIKAMEELTWDYGIDFDDHDHPIKAFHCQCGSKFCRNIRRSRTRGSRI from the exons ATGAGCAAGCAGACAAAAGCTAAAGTTGCCAGTGCCTTTCGAGCTATGAAGGATCTGGGAATCTCTGATACTCTGGTGAAACCAGTTTTGAAGAATTtgttaaaattgtatgacAAAAATTGGGAGCTTATTGAAGAGGAGAATTATAGGGCGCTTGCTGATGCTATATTTGAGAGACAAGAAGCGGAA GCAAACGAGCAATCAAAGAAGACTGCAGACAGGGAA GCTGCTGAGCGTTCCAAGAGGACAAGGAATGCTGAA aaaaggtTGGAGGAACAAGCTCAGGCAGCTGAAGAATCACCACAGCCTTTGAAAAGGGTGCGACTCAGATACCAAGATGATCAAAGCACTTCCTGTGTTGCAGCTATTGATACTAGTCCTATGATGCCCCTGGTCATCCCTAAAGACGAACCAACTGAAAGCGAAAGGCCTGATCCTCAGTTACttagaaaagtaaaaggaaaGCAGCCTATTTCTTCTGAGTCCTTGGTTGCCCGTGAGGTATGTGACCCCTGCCAGCCTAATTGCACCACGAGTCCTCATGCTCTGAAGATCAGAGATGGGGAAAGGCAATCCATCTCTCCTCAAACTGCAACTGTGGAAAAGAGTTCACTGCCTCATAGTTCTCCTCGGGCCACTTGTAATAAAGAGTGGAAGGTCATACGTGGTAGGGTTCCGGCTCCCAAACAGAAGCGTGCTTCAAGTTTTCCTTTAGTTATTCCTAAAGAAGAGCCTGTTACTGATGACATGCCACAACTTGTGCTTCCTCTTGCTGTGATTGATCCAG GGCCATATGTTGAAGGAGATTCATCTGTGAATGGTACAATTAGAGAACCGTCTTGTCTTGAACCCTCAGCTTCACCATCCagagatgaaaaagaaagaaatgaagGAACCGGCATTCCAAATGAAGCGAGAACAAATGGTGAGCTTGAACTGGTGCCAAATCAGTTAGCTTCTAACCTAGAGATTGCTTCCTCGCCTCTTGGAGAGGTGAAAATTTCCTTGAGCTGCAACTTGGCTCTTGTAAGGCCTGATTTCGACATGCCTAGTCTTGAAACAGTTATACAATTGGTGGAGGATAAATGTCTCCAATCATACAAAACTTTGGACCCAAACATTTCCGTGATGAATATTATGAAAGAAATTTGTCAgtgttttctaaatttaagATCAGATCAGAATCGTCTGGATTCTTCAACCCTAGACGTGCATCCAACAACCATTGACTTACCAACGAAATCTTCTGCTACGGATGATCTTGGCGACGGGGGACTGCAGTTATGTTCTTTAACTGGAGTAAATGATCCCCAGTCTAATACTGAATTACCTGTACCTACAACACCACTGGTTACTTCTTGCAATGGCACAGATGATGGCTGTCAGTTGGAGAAGAGGGGTGATGGGGATGACAACGGAACCCATACTGAGGACAAAGAGCATTATGTAGAAGAAACAAATGATCTGAGCTTGGTGGTTGTTGATCAGACAGTAACTCCTGAAAATTTCAAGCCTGTGCATGATCTTTTTGACGTAACAAAGGGACAAGAAAAAGTCATTGTTTCACTGGTGAATGAAGTAAATAGTGAGTCCCCGCCATCCTTCTACTACATACCTGAAAATGTGGTCTTCCAAAATGCTTCTGTTAATATCTCCTTGGCCCACATTGGAGATAGCAGTTGTTCTGCTTGCTCTGGGAATTGCTTGTCATCATCTGCACCTTGTGCATGTGCACATTTAGTTGGAGGTGAGTTTGCATATACTACAGATGGTCTGGTTAAGGAAGTACTTCTTAAAGAGTGTATTTCCATGAAACGTGATCTGAAGAAACCCAACCAGTTTTTCTGTAAGGAATGTCCTGTGGAAAAGTCAAAGAGTGATGATATCCCTGAACCGTGCAAAGGTCATCTGGTGAGGAAGTTCATCAAAGAATGCTGGTTGAGATGTGGCTGCAGTAAACAATGTGGCAATCGTGTGGTGCAGAGAGGAATAACTCGCAATTTGCAG GTGTTTATGACCCTGGAAGGAAAAGGGTGGGGTCTGCGTACTCTAGAGGACCTGCCAGAAGGTGCTTTTGTTTGTGAGTTTATTGGAGAAGTTTTAACAAATACAGAGTTCTTTGGTCGCATTTTGAGGAGTGCTAAACCGGACAAATATCCATATCCTGTGGTTCTGGATGCTGATTGGGGTGCTGAAGGATCACTGAAAGATGAAGAAGCGCTTTGTTTAGATGCTTCAAATTATGGAAATGTTGCAAGATTTATTAACCACAG ATGTTATGATTCAAATTTAGTGGAGATACCAGTGAAAGTGGAGACTGCTGATCACCACTACTATCGT CTCGGTCTCTTCACCGCAAGAAAGATAAAGGCCATGGAAGAACTCACTTGG GATTATGGCATTGATTTTGACGACCATGATCACCCTATTAAGGCGTTTCACTGTCAATGTGGTAGCAAGTTCTGTCGCAACATTAGACGGTCAA GAACTAGAGGTTCAAGAATATGA
- the LOC125205143 gene encoding glutathionyl-hydroquinone reductase YqjG: MSKSTFLGAPILLVPPSTAVCRRRLKMSASQNPITTVTRLLWGQSLPPNLLVSTARSTWSAAWHLMMSQLAPSDSAGRYTRPSSPFRLSPPTTTRSLHLYVGLPCPWAHRTLIVRALKGLHSAVPLSVASPAADGLWEFRPFAADTDTGVVAPGSDGANGCRTLKEVYNLRRGGYGGRSTVPMLWDADAKEVVCNESYDIIQFFNSGLNDVATNPGLDLAPPPLKKQIDRWNNIIYPNINNGVYRCGFAQSQEAYDSAANELFTTLEMVEEHLGSNRYLCGDTLTLADVCLFTTLVRFDLVYNVLFKCTKKKLLEYQNLHGYTRDIYQMSGVAETCNFGAIMDGYYKTLFPLNPSNIRPAIPAACEREALARPHNRELLSLNAVV; this comes from the exons ATGTCGAAATCAACATTCCTCGGCGCCCCAATCCTCCTCGTACCGCCGTCCACCGCCGTCTGCCGCCGCAGACTGAAAATGTCGGCCTCCCAAAACCCCATCACGACCGTGACAAGACTCCTGTGGGGCCAATCCCTCCCCCCAAACCTCCTGGTCTCCACCGCCCGCTCCACCTGGTCCGCCGCCTGGCACCTCATGATGTCCCAGCTCGCCCCCTCCGACTCCGCCGGCCGCTACACCCGCCCCTCCTCCCCCTTCCGCCTCTCCCCCCCCACCACCACCCGCTCCCTCCACCTCTACGTCGGCCTCCCCTGCCCCTGGGCCCACCGCACCCTCATCGTCCGCGCCCTCAAGGGCCTCCACTCCGCCGTCCCCCTCTCCGTCGCCTCCCCCGCCGCCGACGGCCTCTGGGAATTCCGCCCCTTCGCCGCCGACACGGACACGGGCGTCGTGGCGCCCGGTTCGGACGGGGCGAATGGGTGCAGGACTCTCAAGGAGGTGTACAATCTGCGGCGCGGCGGCTACGGCGGCAGGTCCACGGTGCCGATGCTGTGGGACGCCGATGCTAAGGAAGTCGTTTGCAACGAGAGCTACGACATCATCCAATTCTTCAATTCCGGCCTCAACGACGTCGCCACCAATCCCGGATTGGATCTTGCTCCTCCGCCCTTGAAGAAACAGATTGATCGCTGGAACAATATCATCTATCCTAACATCAACAATGGAGTTTACAGGTGTGGATTTGCTCAGAGCCAAGAGGCTTATGATAGTGCAGCAAATGAGTTGTTCACTACTTTGGAAATGGTGGAAGAGCATTTGGGGAGTAACAGATACTTGTGTGGGGACACACTCACTCTCGCGGATGTGTGTCTGTTCACGACGTTGGTGAGATTCGACCTCGTCTACAACGTGCTCTTCAAGTGCACCAAGAAGAAGCTCCTCGAGTATCAAAACCTCCATGGATACACCAGGGACATTTACCAG ATGAGTGGAGTTGCAGAAACATGCAATTTTGGAGCAATTATGGATGGATACTACAAAACGCTTTTCCCGCTCAATCCGAGTAACATTCGACCAGCCATTCCTGCAGCATGCGAACGTGAAGCGCTAGCGAGGCCTCATAACAGAGAATTGTTATCATTAAACGCCGTCGTGTAG